A section of the Pochonia chlamydosporia 170 chromosome 2, whole genome shotgun sequence genome encodes:
- a CDS encoding C2 domain-containing protein (similar to Metarhizium robertsii ARSEF 23 XP_011410908.1), translated as MAGTAANSIPSQKGNTTTDGGKKSQPQGGLPTPETTPEPDVARTEADKARREKEVEDEIKRIIGSNSDTIILGVEASSSENDRIRAWQKLGCKIHPDYCGYTDKGKSEKERLEYKIINKKAFNKLAKAAEELDVEDRWISQVNLWDGTKDLLAESLDDDGGSEASGDPDSEMNEDPIAEPPERVIQIYEQATPFVQKLAEDPNDSDANNGLMALNNEILGGNIAHNAQYDGQENMQVSQQQWEIPIAFFQQHYTMIQKALALVRANPNDEGARKQAETERDLIKLLVQRNHFPNAWMLTVELPAKTVTPPPPDRSSTSASINYPWPTLPTDDGLIVGVRERKIGGALVCIETNKGDRLIRRLESAADFGQAKVDEYMKMPGYKSLSNTNIKLYRKDEARLKNLHWVTMSVIQNKNTAKGKMDPPTYCCVELDSQLEILTLSNVCNALGRKNGRAAIERVCEDHGIPAPWNRLPQNTYHKSDRDGPKKPAAERWAEVDSLVAPAHGTFVNNPSNGGGLTDPRVDVMADKLDRLEKTVANLVGVFQKLAEGGRIESSMFVTS; from the exons ATGGCAGGAACTGCAGCCAACTCTATTCCTTCGCAAAAAGGTAATACAACAACCGATGGCGGCAAAAAATCTCAGCCACAAGGTGGTCTGCCGACGCCCGAGACTACCCCTGAGCCCGACGTTGCTAGAACTGAAGCCGATAAGGCtagaagagagaaagaagtAGAAGATGAAATCAAACGCATCATCGGTAGTAATTCCGATACCATTAttcttggagttgaggcGAGTTCATCTGAAAACGATCGTATTCGTGCCTGGCAAAAGCTTGGGTGCAAGATCCACCCAGATTATTGTGGCTATACGGATAAGGGGAAGAGCGAAAAAGAGAGGTTGGAGTACAAAATTATAAACAAAAAAGCATTCAATA AACTTGCAAAAgctgctgaagaacttgatgttgaagataGGTGGATTAGTCAAGTGAACCTGTGGGATGGGACCAAAGACCTCCTGGCAGAATCgctggatgatgacggcggAAGTGAGGCTAGTGGGGACCCTGACTCTGAAATGAATGAGGACCCGATCGCGGAACCCCCTGAGCGAGTGATTCAGATTTATGAACAGGCAACGCCCTTTGTCCAGAAGCTTGCTGAGGATCCTAATGATTCTGACGCCAACAACGGACTTATGGCGCTAAATAACGAGATCTTAGGAGGTAATATTGCTCATAATGCGCAGtatgatggccaagaaaacaTGCAAGTttctcagcaacaatggGAAATTCCAATAGCCTTTTTCCAGCAACACTACACAATGATCCAGAAAGCCTTAGCTCTTGTCAGGGCCAATCCCAATGATGAGGGAGCGAGAAAACAAGCCGAGACAGAACGGGATCTGATTAAGCTGCTTGTTCAGAGAAATCACTTTCCCAATGCCTGGATGTTGACGGTCGAGTTACCCGCCAAAACTGTGACGCCACCTCCGCCGGACAGAAGCTCTACATCTGCCAGCATCAACTACCCGTGGCCCACACTACCGACTGATGACGGACTCATCGTGGGCGTAAGAGAGCGAAAAATTGGTGGTGCTCTAGTGTGCATTGAGACCAACAAAGGCGACCGTTTAATAAGGAGACTCGAGAGCGCTGCGGATTTCGGACAAGCCAAAGTAGACGAATACATGAAAATGCCAGGCTATAAATCGctatccaacaccaacataAAGTTATATCGCAAGGATGAGGCCAGACTTAAGAACCTGCATTGGGTTACAATGTCAGTAATCCAGAATAAGAACACCGCTAAGGGCAAAATGGATCCACCAACATATTGCTGCGTGGAGCTTGACTCGCAGTTAGAAATACTCACATTGTCAAATGTGTGTAATGCGCTAGGGAGGAAGAATGGTCGAGCAGCAATAGAGAGGGTCTGCGAAGATCATGGTATACCCGCACCATGGAATAGGCTGCCACAGAATACGTACCACAAGTCCGACAGGGACGGACCTAAGAAGCCCGCGGCGGAGAGATGGGCCGAGGTTGATTCCTTGGTGGCTCCGGCGCACGGTACATTCGTCAATAATCCCTCGAACGGCGGTGGCTTGACCGACCCCCGTGTTGATGTAATGGCCGACAAACTAGACAGGTTGGAAAAGACTGTGGCCAATTTGGTAGGCGTATTCCAGAAACTTGCTGAAGGCGGTCGCATCGAGTCGTCCATGTTCGTGACTTCGTGA
- a CDS encoding serine/threonine protein kinase (similar to Metarhizium robertsii ARSEF 23 XP_007817576.2) — protein sequence MNKRRCTQLGEGYVGENSTDSVSAGKPAPSPTYGQPRTAGPEPGRHSNGNLVAVRDRMGKGASQTWRNSKEIYYLSDRELTLAVSNGRRAHLRKLDLTAEALARFAIGRDSNAEPRIVEVVGVFDVSSLHYIFLEEMQINLNHVVQCAIYPTNSEMVAILVQILDGLVFLAKHNLGHGRLDCHTIFANLQGHVKLANQEYFQEMTPEIGVLNARAMHKITLRLMYKDDPKIENQRQWQSFHNFVDMAASSDSAVKLREEGVLSSCWTKESLVGLFALAEVNSTRRYKVVSEEPGKS from the exons ATGAATAAACGTCGGTGCACACAACTCGGCGAAGGTTATGTGGGAGAAAACTCTACAGATTCAGTGTCTGCGGGAAAGCCAGCACCGAGCCCCACCTACGGCCAGCCACGGACCGCTGGACCTGAGCCCGGGAGACACAGTAACGGCAACCTTGTGGCAGTTCGGGATCGGATGGGAAAGGGTGCCAGTCAGACTTGGCGCAACTCTAAAGAAATCTACTACCTTTCGGACAGAGAGCTAACATTGGCGGTTTCTAACGGCCGCCGTGCCCATTTGCGAAAGCTGGATTTGACAGCGGAAGCTTTGGCTCGGTTTGCCATCGGTCGCGATTCTAACGCTGAACCCAGGATTGTTGAGGTCGTGGGCGTTTTCGATGTTTCGAGTCTTCACTATATTTTCCTGGAGGAAATGCAAATTAACCTCAACCATGTCGTGCAGTGTGCTATTTATCCGACAAACTCCGAAATGGTCGCCATCCTGGTACAA ATTTTAGACGGCTTAGTGTTTCTTGCGAAGCACAATTTAGGGCATGGGCGGCTGGACTGCCATACGATCTTTGCAAACCTTCAAGGTCATGTTAAACTTG CAAATCAAGAATACTTTCAAGAAATGACACCTGAGATTGGCGTGTTAAACGCAAGGGCTATGCACAAAATCACACTAAGGCTAATGTATAAAGATGATCCGAAAATCGAAAATcaacgtcaatggcaaagtttCCACAATTTTGTTGACATGGCCGCATCATCCGACTCTGCAGTCAAACTCCGCGAG GAGGGTGTTTTAAGCTCTTGCTGGACAAAAGAGTCACTTGTGGGGCTTTTTGCTTTGGCTGAGGTGAATAGTACGCGGCGTTACAAGGTTGTTTCAGAGGAACCCGGAAAGAGCTAG